The following coding sequences lie in one Deltaproteobacteria bacterium CG11_big_fil_rev_8_21_14_0_20_49_13 genomic window:
- a CDS encoding glutamate--tRNA ligase: protein MTPCRVRFAPSPTGHLHIGGARTALYNWLLARKMNGTFILRVEDTDTERSTHEYTASIIEGMKWLGLNHDEGPYFQMQRMDVYKAHVEDLMKRGLAYKCYCTQEELEAKRQAAMKEGRKPKYDGKCRELSAIPQTPDPRPFSIRFKAPVEGTTIVHDIVKGDVSFENKELDDLIIMRSSGTPTYNFTVVVDDVEMKITHVVRGDDHLNNTPRQMLMYQAFNYPVPMFAHLPMILGADKKRLSKRFAATSVLEYKAQGYLPDALLNYLARLGWAHGDQEIFTLKEMIDAFDLKDVGKAAAVFDPEKLKWVNSQHMLKFSDEEVFEMTLPFIEKRGLKVTDRSMGIKAVASERERGKTLDELSEISAFYFHDEITYDEKSKEKWLNDDGKKTLSLIAGRLSQIVDFSEHDISEAFKKLIDETGKKMLDLAQPCRVALTGTTVSPSIYIIMAILGKDVVLRRLNKAFQ from the coding sequence ATGACACCATGTAGAGTACGCTTTGCACCAAGCCCCACGGGGCACTTACACATCGGCGGCGCAAGAACGGCCCTTTATAACTGGCTTCTTGCCCGCAAAATGAATGGCACATTCATCTTGCGCGTCGAAGACACCGACACCGAACGTTCTACACACGAATACACGGCATCCATCATCGAAGGGATGAAATGGCTGGGACTCAACCACGACGAAGGCCCCTATTTTCAGATGCAGAGAATGGATGTTTATAAGGCCCACGTTGAAGACCTTATGAAACGCGGTCTTGCCTACAAGTGTTACTGCACGCAGGAAGAGCTGGAGGCAAAACGTCAGGCGGCGATGAAGGAAGGGAGAAAGCCCAAATACGACGGAAAATGCAGAGAGCTCTCCGCTATCCCCCAGACCCCAGACCCCAGACCCTTCTCAATAAGGTTCAAGGCTCCGGTCGAAGGGACCACCATCGTTCACGATATAGTAAAAGGCGATGTTTCTTTCGAAAATAAGGAGCTCGACGACCTCATCATCATGCGCAGTAGCGGCACACCTACCTACAATTTTACGGTAGTCGTCGATGATGTAGAGATGAAGATAACGCACGTCGTTCGAGGCGACGATCACCTGAACAACACACCGAGGCAGATGCTGATGTATCAGGCGTTCAATTACCCTGTACCTATGTTCGCCCACCTTCCCATGATATTAGGTGCGGACAAAAAACGCCTTTCAAAACGCTTTGCCGCAACGAGCGTCCTTGAATACAAGGCCCAAGGATACCTGCCGGACGCACTTCTTAACTACCTTGCCCGCCTCGGCTGGGCGCACGGAGACCAGGAAATATTCACGCTAAAAGAGATGATAGACGCTTTCGATCTTAAAGATGTCGGCAAAGCAGCGGCCGTATTCGATCCTGAAAAGCTCAAATGGGTCAACTCTCAGCATATGCTCAAATTCAGTGATGAAGAGGTCTTTGAGATGACTCTCCCTTTCATTGAAAAGCGCGGCCTGAAAGTGACCGACAGGTCCATGGGGATAAAGGCGGTCGCCTCCGAACGCGAACGAGGAAAGACGCTGGACGAACTTTCCGAGATATCCGCCTTCTACTTCCACGATGAGATTACCTATGATGAGAAATCCAAGGAGAAATGGTTAAACGATGATGGAAAAAAAACGCTTTCTTTGATCGCCGGCAGGCTTTCGCAGATCGTCGACTTTTCAGAACATGACATAAGCGAGGCGTTCAAAAAACTTATCGATGAGACCGGTAAAAAGATGCTAGACCTTGCCCAACCCTGCCGCGTGGCCCTTACCGGCACCACGGTATCACCAAGCATCTACATTATTATGGCGATATTGGGGAAAGATGTTGTGCTCAGACGCCTGAACAAAGCTTTTCAATAG
- a CDS encoding 2-oxoacid ferredoxin oxidoreductase — MFMTEAVRDPQSFKKYVSSLKPIWCPGCGDYAVLTSLAKAFAEMNYETADTAVITGIGCSSRLPGYLNTYGFNSIHGRAIPIATGLKISRPDINVVVAGGDGDMFAIGGGHMAHVVRRNIDMTLLVMDNNIYGLTKGQASPTTPLGTKTSTTAYGSISTPIRPLNVMLGYNCSFIAQTSSVDPVHLTKMIVEAMKHKGFSCVNILSPCVTYRGNEEYQHIKGNTRYLDESYDPADGVNAWKTVSTTEKYLMGVIHKKARATYHEQVNHLRDSSVKGGVAPSLEDEMKLFLA, encoded by the coding sequence ATGTTTATGACGGAAGCCGTTCGCGATCCCCAATCGTTCAAGAAATATGTATCTTCGTTAAAGCCTATCTGGTGCCCCGGCTGTGGCGACTATGCGGTTCTCACGTCTCTTGCCAAAGCTTTTGCGGAGATGAACTACGAAACGGCAGACACCGCCGTCATCACAGGCATCGGTTGTTCCTCGAGACTTCCGGGGTATCTCAATACCTACGGATTCAACTCAATACACGGCAGGGCCATTCCCATTGCCACAGGGCTTAAGATCTCAAGGCCCGATATCAATGTCGTGGTCGCGGGAGGCGACGGCGACATGTTTGCCATCGGCGGAGGGCATATGGCACACGTCGTGAGGCGCAACATAGACATGACGCTTCTTGTGATGGATAATAATATTTACGGTCTTACCAAAGGCCAGGCATCACCGACAACGCCTCTGGGCACAAAAACATCAACAACGGCCTACGGGAGCATCTCCACGCCGATAAGGCCGCTAAATGTCATGCTCGGCTACAACTGTTCATTTATCGCTCAGACAAGTTCTGTTGATCCTGTTCATCTGACAAAGATGATAGTTGAAGCGATGAAGCACAAAGGATTCTCTTGCGTGAACATACTCTCACCGTGTGTTACCTACCGCGGGAATGAGGAATATCAGCATATAAAAGGGAACACGCGATATTTGGATGAGAGCTACGATCCCGCGGACGGTGTAAATGCCTGGAAAACGGTGAGCACCACGGAAAAATATTTAATGGGCGTGATACACAAGAAGGCGCGGGCTACTTATCACGAACAGGTTAACCACTTAAGGGATTCTTCTGTCAAAGGCGGTGTTGCCCCTTCCTTAGAAGATGAAATGAAATTATTCTTGGCCTAA